The Echeneis naucrates chromosome 10, fEcheNa1.1, whole genome shotgun sequence genome has a window encoding:
- the hdac3 gene encoding histone deacetylase 3 translates to MTNRTSYFYDPDVGNFHYGTGHPMKPHRLSLTHSLVLHYGLYKKMMVFKPYKASQHDMCRFHSEDYIDFLQKVSPNNMQGFTKSLNTFNVGDDCPVFPGLFEFCSRYTGASLQGATQLNHKICDIAINWAGGLHHAKKFEASGFCYVNDIVISILELLKYHPRVLYIDIDIHHGDGVQEAFYLTDRVMTVSFHKYGNYFFPGTGDMYEVGAESGRYYCLNVPLRDGIDDQSYRQLFQPVIKQVVDFYQPTCIVLQCGADSLGCDRLGCFNLSIRGHGECVEFVKSFKIPLLVLGGGGYTVRNVARCWTFETSLLVDESISDELPYSEYFEYFAPDFTLHPDVSTRIENQNSRQYLEQIRQTVFENLKMLNHAPSVQIHDVPSDMLSYERNDEADPEERGPEENYTRPEASNEFYDGDHDNDKESDVEI, encoded by the exons ATGACCAACAGGACATCTTATTTTTATGACCCCGACGTGGGCAACTTTCATTACG GTACTGGCCACCCTATGAAGCCTCACCGTTTGTCCCTGACACACAGTCTGGTGCTGCACTATGGACTCTACAAGAAGATGATG GTGTTTAAGCCATACAAAGCATCTCAACACGACATGTGCCGGTTCCACTCTGAAGACTACATAGACTTCCTGCAGAAGGTCAGCCCCAACAACATGCAGGGCTTCACAAAGAGCCTCAACACATTCAATGTGGGAGATGACTG tccaGTTTTTCCAGGTCTTTTTGAGTTCTGTTCGAGATACACTGGAGCGTCTTTACAGGGAGCAACACAGCTCAATCACAAG ATCTGTGATATTGCCATCAACTGGGCTGGAGGTTTACATCATGCCAAAAAATTTGAG GCATCTGGGTTTTGCTACGTCAATGACATTGTCATCAGTATCCTGGAGCTGCTCAA ataCCACCCAAGGGTTCTCTACATTGATATAGACATTCACCATGGTGATGGCGTCCAGGAAGCTTTTTATCTGACTGACCGTGTCATGACAGTGTCCTTCCACAAGTATGGGAACTACTTTTTTCCAGGAACAG GTGACATGTATGAGGTCGGGGCAGAGAGCGGTCGGTACTACTGCCTCAATGTTCCTCTCAGAGACGGCATCGATGACCAGA gctaCCGGCAGCTGTTCCAGCCAGTTATTAAGCAGGTAGTGGATTTCTACCAGCCCACCTGCATTGTTCTACAG TGTGGAGCAGATTCTCTGGGCTGTGACAGACTGGGCTGCTTCAACCTCAGCATCAGAGGGCACGG TGAGTGTGTGGAGTTTGTAAAGAGCTTTAAAATACCTCTGCTGGtcctgggaggaggaggatacacAGTGAGGAACGTGGCTCGCTGCTG gACCTTTGAGACGTCTCTGTTAGTGGATGAATCCATCAGTGATGAGCTGCCTTACAGCG AGTACTTTGAGTACTTTGCTCCTGACTTTACGCTGCATCCTGACGTCAGCACCAGAATAGAAAACCAGAACTCCAGACAG TACTTGGAGCAGATCCGTCAGACAGTGTTTGAGAACCTGAAGATGTTGAACCACGCTCCCAGCGTCCAGATCCATGATGTCCCCTCAGATATGCTGAGCTACGAACGCAACGACGAAGCCGACCCGGAAGAGAGGGGGCCCGAGGAAAACTACACCAG ACCAGAGGCATCCAATGAGTTCTATGATGGTGACCATGACAACGACAAGGAGAGTGACGTAGAAATTTGA
- the myot gene encoding myopalladin isoform X1, producing the protein MALIQRVQKKTSTMSLTISSSTSTSSSRELLSCSSSSASSSSNLVTQRHSSLVQPLCASPLRTQSPIYNPQYSGSGVAPTFVKCLHDVSTLKGQLVVLECRLRGTPPLQVMWYREDEKILDSDDFRILRKKASSASVPEELCTLVITEAFPEDSGLFKCVAINSFGTVSCSAILEVYHDLEEQLEVEANRQQETVYHKQEDQTEFHQEMSSSRRTSEDFPPLPPDSMNLPPPEWPESHIEDHTPVTDFPEPQPANHLLEGAFGRSEEESALSSEDQRSPEVVLQAFIPSFPVPPSPPPPEVKEKTPTTKLFTPSKLSFSTSQSGGNNMNFSDLPTFKPGAFPPSAFNYERPRHFIQSQPAFQAPSYESVLREAQENLNNSQQNLNGSPNSLNVETRSQAKVSQSLSQTQPVSKSMSQAQSQFQSLHLSQNLSQSAAHIQIQTQANGTGRSSPSSSSLSSPISTPASSVVPPLSSPAPLPTPSATTSSPSTFPASLSSTLPRTTMRSTITLTPSVPSATGLGSATLPANQDTMSAPAAFLCSVLPSQSSFSPFSASKLSPSSNLPHPSISPSLSPHSPSSPLLPMRAASSPSSLPQQPLLLSPHSPLSPSSSCSSVQQPSTPTSQNRVSPAVVSHKATPNTLPKPILKKSVAPRPSSSRSTDEDIQGSKDALIQDLEKKLRSKEARRRSSQKLSYEERMARRLLGPDNVTYMFDQDNLSDSQLDQPESPEGRHTGGLWGRHHSGTDERGNEGSAIQEKCYAPRFLQIPPDLTVEEGRFCRIDFKVGGLPTPDVCWYLDGKAIRPDDYHKMLVCEKGMHSFIIEIVTVHHAGVYECVARNRAGESRFTMRLDVIAQEVLRPPTFVQKMSNSRALEGDTVRLECKVDASPPPQLFWKKDKEMLRLDPNRMSLYQDGSGRQCLLIERVMKSDAGWYTLSAINEAGMSTCNARLDIGTRTAPAMKTAPPGSKTLKLLSSLSHVPAVRVESPAQHTAPLYESEEL; encoded by the exons ATGGCACT CATCCAGAGGGTGCAGAAGAAGACTAGCACCATGTCTCTGaccatctcctcctccacttctaCATCTTCCTCTCGAGAGcttctctcctgctcctccagctctgcctcttcATCCTCAAACCTCGTTACTCAGAGACACTCCAGCCTGGTGCAGCCGCTCTGTGCCAGCCCTCTAAGA ACTCAGAGTCCCATCTACAATCCACAGTATTCAGGGAGTGGAGTAGCTCCCACATTTGTTAag TGTCTCCATGATGTGTCCACATTGAAGGGCCAGTTGGTCGTACTTGAGTGCAGACTGAGGGGAACTCCGCCCCTGCAGGTCATGTGGTacagagaagatgaaaaaatacTGGACTCAGATGATTTTAGGATACTACGcaaga AGGCCAGTTCTGCATCTGTGCCAG AGGAGCTGTGCACACTCGTGATCACTGAGGCCTTTCCAGAGGATTCAGGCCTGTTTAAATGTGTGGCCATCAACTCCTTCGGCACAGTGTCCTGCTCAGCCATACTGGAGGTTTACCATG ACCTGGAGGAGCAGCTCGAAGTTGAGGCCAATCGTCAGCAGGAAACTGTTTATCACAAACAAGAAGACCAGACAGAGTTTCACCAAGAGATGTCCTCCTCCAGAAGGACCAGTGAAGATTTTCCCCCTCTGCCACCCGACTCTATGAACCTCCCCCCTCCTGAGTGGCCTGAGAGCCATATAGAGGATCACACACCTGTAACAGA TTTTCCAGAGCCTCAGCCTGCCAACCACTTGCTGGAAGGAGCATTCGGTCGCAGTGAGGAAGAGAGTGCCTTGAGCTCAGAGGACCAAAGGTCACCAGAGGTCGTACTGCAAGCCTTTATACCTAGTTTTCCCGTTCcaccctcaccaccaccaccagaaGTCAAGGAGAAAActccaacaacaaaactgttcaCCCCAAGCAAGCTCAGTTTCAGT ACCTCCCAGTCAGGAGGCAACAACATGAACTTCTCAGACCTGCCCACCTTCAAGCCTGGTGCCTTCCCTCCCAGTGCCTTCAACTATGAGCGACCAAGGCACTTTATTCAGTCACAGCCGGCCTTCCAGGCACCCAGCTATGAAAGTGTGCTGAGGGAGGCCCAGGAGAACCTGAACAACTCCCAGCAGAACCTCAATGGTTCCCCAAATAGTTTAAATGTTGAGACACGAAGTCAGGctaaagtcagtcagtcactttCTCAAACCCAGCCAGTGTCAAAGTCCATGTCACAGGCCCAGTCACAGTTTCAGTCTCTACACCTCAGTCAGAACCTGAGCCAGTCTGCTGCCCATATACAGATTCAGACCCAAGCCAATGGAACAGGGAggtcttccccctcctcctccagtctcAGCTCTCCCATTTCCACCCCAGCCTCCTCTGTTGtacctcctctttcctcccctgCCCCCTTACCTACCCCCTCTGCCACCACCTCTTCCCCCTCAACTTTCCCAGCCTCTCTCTCATCCACTCTCCCACGGACCACCATGCGGTCCACCATCACCCTCACCCCAAGTGTTCCGAGTGCCACAGGCCTCGGCAGTGCCACCCTACCAGCCAACCAGGACACCATGTCAGCACCTGCCgctttcctctgctctgtgctgcCCTCCCagtcttccttctctcctttctccgCATCCAAGTTATCCCCTAGTTCCAATCTTCCACACCCCTccatctccccctccctctctccacacTCTCCGTCCAGCCCTCTGCTCCCTATGAGAGCagcctcctctccatcctcactcccccagcagcctctcCTATTGTCCCCTCActcccctctgtctccttcctcctcctgctcctctgtccAACAGCCCAGCACTCCCACCAGTCAGAACAGAGTATCACCTGCTGTGGTCTCCCACAAGGCGACACCTAACAC CCTTCCCAAGCCCATCTTGAAGAAGTCTGTGGCTCCACGGCCTTCCTCTTCTCGTTCCACAGATGAAGATATCCAGGGCTCCAAAGATGCCCTCATCCAGGATCTGGAAAAGAAGTTGCGCTCAAAGGAAGCCAGAAGGAGAAGCagccag AAACTGTCCTATGAGGAGCGTATGGCTCGTAGGCTGCTGGGTCCAGACAACGTCACCTACATGTTTGACCAAGACAATCTGTCAGACTCACAACTCGACCAG CCAGAGTCACCAGAAGGAAGACACACAGGTGGACTATG GGGAAGGCATCACTCTGGAACAGACGAGAGAGGTAACGAGGGATCAGCTATCCAGGAGAAATGTTACGCCCCTCGGTTCCTGCAGATCCCCCCAGACCTCACTGTGGAGGAGGGCCGCTTCTGTAGGATTGACTTCAAG GTCGGAGGCCTCCCCACACCAGATGTCTGCTGGTACCTGGATGGCAAAGCCATCCGTCCAGACGACTACCATAAAATGTTGGTGTGTGAGAAAGGGATGCACTCATTCATCATCGAGATCGTCACAGTGCACCATGCtggtgtgtatgaatgtgtggcCAGGAACCGAGCTGGGGAGAGCAGATTCACCATGAGGCTTGACGTCATAG CCCAAGAGGTTCTGCGTCCTCCAACCTTTGTCCAGAAAATGTCCAACTCCAGGGCTTTAGAAGGAGACACTGTAAGGTTAGAGTGTAAGGTGGACGCTTCCCCTCCTCCACAGCTTTTCTGGaagaaagataaagaaatgCTGCGCCTTGACCCCAACAGAATGAG tCTGTACCAGGACGGCTCAGGTCGGCAGTGCTTGTTGATAGAGAGGGTGATGAAGTCTGATGCTGGTTGGTACACTCTCTCTGCCATTAATGAAGCTGGCATGTCCACATGCAACGCCAGGCTGGATATAGGCA CTCGCACAGCCCCGGCCATGAAAACAGCGCCCCCTGGCTCCAAGACACTCAAGCTGCTGTCGTCTCTGAGCCATGTGCCCGCTGTGCGCGTGGAAAGCCCTGCCCAGCACACCGCCCCACTGTACGAGAGCGAAGAGCTGTAG
- the myot gene encoding myopalladin isoform X2, with the protein MALIQRVQKKTSTMSLTISSSTSTSSSRELLSCSSSSASSSSNLVTQRHSSLVQPLCASPLRTQSPIYNPQYSGSGVAPTFVKCLHDVSTLKGQLVVLECRLRGTPPLQVMWYREDEKILDSDDFRILRKKELCTLVITEAFPEDSGLFKCVAINSFGTVSCSAILEVYHDLEEQLEVEANRQQETVYHKQEDQTEFHQEMSSSRRTSEDFPPLPPDSMNLPPPEWPESHIEDHTPVTDFPEPQPANHLLEGAFGRSEEESALSSEDQRSPEVVLQAFIPSFPVPPSPPPPEVKEKTPTTKLFTPSKLSFSTSQSGGNNMNFSDLPTFKPGAFPPSAFNYERPRHFIQSQPAFQAPSYESVLREAQENLNNSQQNLNGSPNSLNVETRSQAKVSQSLSQTQPVSKSMSQAQSQFQSLHLSQNLSQSAAHIQIQTQANGTGRSSPSSSSLSSPISTPASSVVPPLSSPAPLPTPSATTSSPSTFPASLSSTLPRTTMRSTITLTPSVPSATGLGSATLPANQDTMSAPAAFLCSVLPSQSSFSPFSASKLSPSSNLPHPSISPSLSPHSPSSPLLPMRAASSPSSLPQQPLLLSPHSPLSPSSSCSSVQQPSTPTSQNRVSPAVVSHKATPNTLPKPILKKSVAPRPSSSRSTDEDIQGSKDALIQDLEKKLRSKEARRRSSQKLSYEERMARRLLGPDNVTYMFDQDNLSDSQLDQPESPEGRHTGGLWGRHHSGTDERGNEGSAIQEKCYAPRFLQIPPDLTVEEGRFCRIDFKVGGLPTPDVCWYLDGKAIRPDDYHKMLVCEKGMHSFIIEIVTVHHAGVYECVARNRAGESRFTMRLDVIAQEVLRPPTFVQKMSNSRALEGDTVRLECKVDASPPPQLFWKKDKEMLRLDPNRMSLYQDGSGRQCLLIERVMKSDAGWYTLSAINEAGMSTCNARLDIGTRTAPAMKTAPPGSKTLKLLSSLSHVPAVRVESPAQHTAPLYESEEL; encoded by the exons ATGGCACT CATCCAGAGGGTGCAGAAGAAGACTAGCACCATGTCTCTGaccatctcctcctccacttctaCATCTTCCTCTCGAGAGcttctctcctgctcctccagctctgcctcttcATCCTCAAACCTCGTTACTCAGAGACACTCCAGCCTGGTGCAGCCGCTCTGTGCCAGCCCTCTAAGA ACTCAGAGTCCCATCTACAATCCACAGTATTCAGGGAGTGGAGTAGCTCCCACATTTGTTAag TGTCTCCATGATGTGTCCACATTGAAGGGCCAGTTGGTCGTACTTGAGTGCAGACTGAGGGGAACTCCGCCCCTGCAGGTCATGTGGTacagagaagatgaaaaaatacTGGACTCAGATGATTTTAGGATACTACGcaaga AGGAGCTGTGCACACTCGTGATCACTGAGGCCTTTCCAGAGGATTCAGGCCTGTTTAAATGTGTGGCCATCAACTCCTTCGGCACAGTGTCCTGCTCAGCCATACTGGAGGTTTACCATG ACCTGGAGGAGCAGCTCGAAGTTGAGGCCAATCGTCAGCAGGAAACTGTTTATCACAAACAAGAAGACCAGACAGAGTTTCACCAAGAGATGTCCTCCTCCAGAAGGACCAGTGAAGATTTTCCCCCTCTGCCACCCGACTCTATGAACCTCCCCCCTCCTGAGTGGCCTGAGAGCCATATAGAGGATCACACACCTGTAACAGA TTTTCCAGAGCCTCAGCCTGCCAACCACTTGCTGGAAGGAGCATTCGGTCGCAGTGAGGAAGAGAGTGCCTTGAGCTCAGAGGACCAAAGGTCACCAGAGGTCGTACTGCAAGCCTTTATACCTAGTTTTCCCGTTCcaccctcaccaccaccaccagaaGTCAAGGAGAAAActccaacaacaaaactgttcaCCCCAAGCAAGCTCAGTTTCAGT ACCTCCCAGTCAGGAGGCAACAACATGAACTTCTCAGACCTGCCCACCTTCAAGCCTGGTGCCTTCCCTCCCAGTGCCTTCAACTATGAGCGACCAAGGCACTTTATTCAGTCACAGCCGGCCTTCCAGGCACCCAGCTATGAAAGTGTGCTGAGGGAGGCCCAGGAGAACCTGAACAACTCCCAGCAGAACCTCAATGGTTCCCCAAATAGTTTAAATGTTGAGACACGAAGTCAGGctaaagtcagtcagtcactttCTCAAACCCAGCCAGTGTCAAAGTCCATGTCACAGGCCCAGTCACAGTTTCAGTCTCTACACCTCAGTCAGAACCTGAGCCAGTCTGCTGCCCATATACAGATTCAGACCCAAGCCAATGGAACAGGGAggtcttccccctcctcctccagtctcAGCTCTCCCATTTCCACCCCAGCCTCCTCTGTTGtacctcctctttcctcccctgCCCCCTTACCTACCCCCTCTGCCACCACCTCTTCCCCCTCAACTTTCCCAGCCTCTCTCTCATCCACTCTCCCACGGACCACCATGCGGTCCACCATCACCCTCACCCCAAGTGTTCCGAGTGCCACAGGCCTCGGCAGTGCCACCCTACCAGCCAACCAGGACACCATGTCAGCACCTGCCgctttcctctgctctgtgctgcCCTCCCagtcttccttctctcctttctccgCATCCAAGTTATCCCCTAGTTCCAATCTTCCACACCCCTccatctccccctccctctctccacacTCTCCGTCCAGCCCTCTGCTCCCTATGAGAGCagcctcctctccatcctcactcccccagcagcctctcCTATTGTCCCCTCActcccctctgtctccttcctcctcctgctcctctgtccAACAGCCCAGCACTCCCACCAGTCAGAACAGAGTATCACCTGCTGTGGTCTCCCACAAGGCGACACCTAACAC CCTTCCCAAGCCCATCTTGAAGAAGTCTGTGGCTCCACGGCCTTCCTCTTCTCGTTCCACAGATGAAGATATCCAGGGCTCCAAAGATGCCCTCATCCAGGATCTGGAAAAGAAGTTGCGCTCAAAGGAAGCCAGAAGGAGAAGCagccag AAACTGTCCTATGAGGAGCGTATGGCTCGTAGGCTGCTGGGTCCAGACAACGTCACCTACATGTTTGACCAAGACAATCTGTCAGACTCACAACTCGACCAG CCAGAGTCACCAGAAGGAAGACACACAGGTGGACTATG GGGAAGGCATCACTCTGGAACAGACGAGAGAGGTAACGAGGGATCAGCTATCCAGGAGAAATGTTACGCCCCTCGGTTCCTGCAGATCCCCCCAGACCTCACTGTGGAGGAGGGCCGCTTCTGTAGGATTGACTTCAAG GTCGGAGGCCTCCCCACACCAGATGTCTGCTGGTACCTGGATGGCAAAGCCATCCGTCCAGACGACTACCATAAAATGTTGGTGTGTGAGAAAGGGATGCACTCATTCATCATCGAGATCGTCACAGTGCACCATGCtggtgtgtatgaatgtgtggcCAGGAACCGAGCTGGGGAGAGCAGATTCACCATGAGGCTTGACGTCATAG CCCAAGAGGTTCTGCGTCCTCCAACCTTTGTCCAGAAAATGTCCAACTCCAGGGCTTTAGAAGGAGACACTGTAAGGTTAGAGTGTAAGGTGGACGCTTCCCCTCCTCCACAGCTTTTCTGGaagaaagataaagaaatgCTGCGCCTTGACCCCAACAGAATGAG tCTGTACCAGGACGGCTCAGGTCGGCAGTGCTTGTTGATAGAGAGGGTGATGAAGTCTGATGCTGGTTGGTACACTCTCTCTGCCATTAATGAAGCTGGCATGTCCACATGCAACGCCAGGCTGGATATAGGCA CTCGCACAGCCCCGGCCATGAAAACAGCGCCCCCTGGCTCCAAGACACTCAAGCTGCTGTCGTCTCTGAGCCATGTGCCCGCTGTGCGCGTGGAAAGCCCTGCCCAGCACACCGCCCCACTGTACGAGAGCGAAGAGCTGTAG
- the myot gene encoding palladin isoform X3 — protein MALIQRVQKKTSTMSLTISSSTSTSSSRELLSCSSSSASSSSNLVTQRHSSLVQPLCASPLRTQSPIYNPQYSGSGVAPTFVKCLHDVSTLKGQLVVLECRLRGTPPLQVMWYREDEKILDSDDFRILRKKASSASVPEELCTLVITEAFPEDSGLFKCVAINSFGTVSCSAILEVYHDLEEQLEVEANRQQETVYHKQEDQTEFHQEMSSSRRTSEDFPPLPPDSMNLPPPEWPESHIEDHTPVTDFPEPQPANHLLEGAFGRSEEESALSSEDQRSPEVVLQAFIPSFPVPPSPPPPEVKEKTPTTKLFTPSKLSFSTSQSGGNNMNFSDLPTFKPGAFPPSAFNYERPRHFIQSQPAFQAPSYESVLREAQENLNNSQQNLNGSPNSLNVETRSQAKVSQSLSQTQPVSKSMSQAQSQFQSLHLSQNLSQSAAHIQIQTQANGTGRSSPSSSSLSSPISTPASSVVPPLSSPAPLPTPSATTSSPSTFPASLSSTLPRTTMRSTITLTPSVPSATGLGSATLPANQDTMSAPAAFLCSVLPSQSSFSPFSASKLSPSSNLPHPSISPPHSPLSPSSSCSSVQQPSTPTSQNRVSPAVVSHKATPNTLPKPILKKSVAPRPSSSRSTDEDIQGSKDALIQDLEKKLRSKEARRRSSQKLSYEERMARRLLGPDNVTYMFDQDNLSDSQLDQPESPEGRHTGGLWGRHHSGTDERGNEGSAIQEKCYAPRFLQIPPDLTVEEGRFCRIDFKVGGLPTPDVCWYLDGKAIRPDDYHKMLVCEKGMHSFIIEIVTVHHAGVYECVARNRAGESRFTMRLDVIAQEVLRPPTFVQKMSNSRALEGDTVRLECKVDASPPPQLFWKKDKEMLRLDPNRMSLYQDGSGRQCLLIERVMKSDAGWYTLSAINEAGMSTCNARLDIGTRTAPAMKTAPPGSKTLKLLSSLSHVPAVRVESPAQHTAPLYESEEL, from the exons ATGGCACT CATCCAGAGGGTGCAGAAGAAGACTAGCACCATGTCTCTGaccatctcctcctccacttctaCATCTTCCTCTCGAGAGcttctctcctgctcctccagctctgcctcttcATCCTCAAACCTCGTTACTCAGAGACACTCCAGCCTGGTGCAGCCGCTCTGTGCCAGCCCTCTAAGA ACTCAGAGTCCCATCTACAATCCACAGTATTCAGGGAGTGGAGTAGCTCCCACATTTGTTAag TGTCTCCATGATGTGTCCACATTGAAGGGCCAGTTGGTCGTACTTGAGTGCAGACTGAGGGGAACTCCGCCCCTGCAGGTCATGTGGTacagagaagatgaaaaaatacTGGACTCAGATGATTTTAGGATACTACGcaaga AGGCCAGTTCTGCATCTGTGCCAG AGGAGCTGTGCACACTCGTGATCACTGAGGCCTTTCCAGAGGATTCAGGCCTGTTTAAATGTGTGGCCATCAACTCCTTCGGCACAGTGTCCTGCTCAGCCATACTGGAGGTTTACCATG ACCTGGAGGAGCAGCTCGAAGTTGAGGCCAATCGTCAGCAGGAAACTGTTTATCACAAACAAGAAGACCAGACAGAGTTTCACCAAGAGATGTCCTCCTCCAGAAGGACCAGTGAAGATTTTCCCCCTCTGCCACCCGACTCTATGAACCTCCCCCCTCCTGAGTGGCCTGAGAGCCATATAGAGGATCACACACCTGTAACAGA TTTTCCAGAGCCTCAGCCTGCCAACCACTTGCTGGAAGGAGCATTCGGTCGCAGTGAGGAAGAGAGTGCCTTGAGCTCAGAGGACCAAAGGTCACCAGAGGTCGTACTGCAAGCCTTTATACCTAGTTTTCCCGTTCcaccctcaccaccaccaccagaaGTCAAGGAGAAAActccaacaacaaaactgttcaCCCCAAGCAAGCTCAGTTTCAGT ACCTCCCAGTCAGGAGGCAACAACATGAACTTCTCAGACCTGCCCACCTTCAAGCCTGGTGCCTTCCCTCCCAGTGCCTTCAACTATGAGCGACCAAGGCACTTTATTCAGTCACAGCCGGCCTTCCAGGCACCCAGCTATGAAAGTGTGCTGAGGGAGGCCCAGGAGAACCTGAACAACTCCCAGCAGAACCTCAATGGTTCCCCAAATAGTTTAAATGTTGAGACACGAAGTCAGGctaaagtcagtcagtcactttCTCAAACCCAGCCAGTGTCAAAGTCCATGTCACAGGCCCAGTCACAGTTTCAGTCTCTACACCTCAGTCAGAACCTGAGCCAGTCTGCTGCCCATATACAGATTCAGACCCAAGCCAATGGAACAGGGAggtcttccccctcctcctccagtctcAGCTCTCCCATTTCCACCCCAGCCTCCTCTGTTGtacctcctctttcctcccctgCCCCCTTACCTACCCCCTCTGCCACCACCTCTTCCCCCTCAACTTTCCCAGCCTCTCTCTCATCCACTCTCCCACGGACCACCATGCGGTCCACCATCACCCTCACCCCAAGTGTTCCGAGTGCCACAGGCCTCGGCAGTGCCACCCTACCAGCCAACCAGGACACCATGTCAGCACCTGCCgctttcctctgctctgtgctgcCCTCCCagtcttccttctctcctttctccgCATCCAAGTTATCCCCTAGTTCCAATCTTCCACACCCCTccatctccc CCCCTCActcccctctgtctccttcctcctcctgctcctctgtccAACAGCCCAGCACTCCCACCAGTCAGAACAGAGTATCACCTGCTGTGGTCTCCCACAAGGCGACACCTAACAC CCTTCCCAAGCCCATCTTGAAGAAGTCTGTGGCTCCACGGCCTTCCTCTTCTCGTTCCACAGATGAAGATATCCAGGGCTCCAAAGATGCCCTCATCCAGGATCTGGAAAAGAAGTTGCGCTCAAAGGAAGCCAGAAGGAGAAGCagccag AAACTGTCCTATGAGGAGCGTATGGCTCGTAGGCTGCTGGGTCCAGACAACGTCACCTACATGTTTGACCAAGACAATCTGTCAGACTCACAACTCGACCAG CCAGAGTCACCAGAAGGAAGACACACAGGTGGACTATG GGGAAGGCATCACTCTGGAACAGACGAGAGAGGTAACGAGGGATCAGCTATCCAGGAGAAATGTTACGCCCCTCGGTTCCTGCAGATCCCCCCAGACCTCACTGTGGAGGAGGGCCGCTTCTGTAGGATTGACTTCAAG GTCGGAGGCCTCCCCACACCAGATGTCTGCTGGTACCTGGATGGCAAAGCCATCCGTCCAGACGACTACCATAAAATGTTGGTGTGTGAGAAAGGGATGCACTCATTCATCATCGAGATCGTCACAGTGCACCATGCtggtgtgtatgaatgtgtggcCAGGAACCGAGCTGGGGAGAGCAGATTCACCATGAGGCTTGACGTCATAG CCCAAGAGGTTCTGCGTCCTCCAACCTTTGTCCAGAAAATGTCCAACTCCAGGGCTTTAGAAGGAGACACTGTAAGGTTAGAGTGTAAGGTGGACGCTTCCCCTCCTCCACAGCTTTTCTGGaagaaagataaagaaatgCTGCGCCTTGACCCCAACAGAATGAG tCTGTACCAGGACGGCTCAGGTCGGCAGTGCTTGTTGATAGAGAGGGTGATGAAGTCTGATGCTGGTTGGTACACTCTCTCTGCCATTAATGAAGCTGGCATGTCCACATGCAACGCCAGGCTGGATATAGGCA CTCGCACAGCCCCGGCCATGAAAACAGCGCCCCCTGGCTCCAAGACACTCAAGCTGCTGTCGTCTCTGAGCCATGTGCCCGCTGTGCGCGTGGAAAGCCCTGCCCAGCACACCGCCCCACTGTACGAGAGCGAAGAGCTGTAG